The Prunus persica cultivar Lovell chromosome G7, Prunus_persica_NCBIv2, whole genome shotgun sequence genome has a segment encoding these proteins:
- the LOC18771499 gene encoding probable inactive leucine-rich repeat receptor-like protein kinase At3g03770 yields the protein MSLAPAADSAETAMAKVSLCSMPLVLAIILLSATHSEQHQSSQAQTLLRIVRFLNFPTVLNSWNNYKDLCNFEANSSLAVVCYEENITQLHIIGEKDAPLLPRNFSIDSFITTLVKLPSLKVLTLVSLGLWGPLPGKIARLSSLEILNLTSNFLYGAIPLELSSLTTLQTLILDDNMFSGPLPDLLSSLPVLAVLSLKKNLFNSSLPISLSDLENLRVLGLSHNHFYGEVPDFSRLTNLQVLELENNDFGPQFPKLGKKLVTLVLSKNKFRSAIPAEISSYYQLERLDVSSNMFVGPFPASLLSLPSMTYLNFSGNKFTGMLFENMSCNAELKAVDLSSNLLTGSLPKCLLSDSKDRVVLYARNCLDTRNQNQHPFPFCRNEALAVGIIPERSKQKQASKAALALGLIGAICGGVVLVGLIYFIHRRMNTNKTMKKSPPRSITENASSGYTSKLLSDARYVSQTMKMGALGLPGYRTFSFEELEEATQNFDTCTFMGEGSHGQMYRGQLKDGSFVAIRCLKIKGSHSTQNFMHHIELIMKLRHRHLVSALGHCFECYLDDSSVSRIFLVFEYVPNGTLRSWISEGRRRRSLTWTQRIAAAIGIGKGIQFLHTGIIPGIYSNNLKITDILLDQNLVAKISSYNLPILEESMEQGGQGVSSGGSLTSSGGSRMKHDDRTDVHNFGVILLEMIKGRPVKSETQVEVLEDQLEVALTADEAARRSMVDPLVRQTCLDQSLKTLMEICVRCLCKDPADRPSIEDVLWNLQYAEQVQDAWQGGESQSSEGSPVSPSIPSRLTY from the exons ATGAGCTTGGCCCCTGCAGCCGATTCTGCTGAGACTGCTATGGCAAAAGTATCTCTGTGTTCTATGCCTTTGGTTCTTGCTATCATTCTCTTGTCAGCTACTCATTCCGAACAACATCAATCCTCCCAAGCTCAGACCCTTTTGAGAATTGTACGATTTTTAAACTTTCCAACTGTTTTGAACAGCTGGAATAACTACAAAGATTTGTGCAACTTTGAAGCAAATTCTTCTTTGGCTGTCGTATGCTATGAAGAAAACATAACCCAGCTGCATATAATCGGTGAAAAGGATGCTCCTTTGTTGCCTCGGAACTTTTCAATTGATTCCTTCATAACAACTCTTGTTAAACTTCCGAGCTTGAAAGTCCTCACATTGGTTTCTCTTGGCTTATGGGGCCCCTTGCCCGGTAAAATCGCACGCTTGTCATCACTGGAAATACTTAATCTGACTTCAAATTTCCTGTATGGCGCCATCCCTCTGGAGCTTTCATCTCTAACAACCCTCCAGACGCTTATTCTTGATGATAACATGTTTTCTGGACCGCTTCCGGATTTGCTGAGTTCACTTCCAGTTTTGGctgttttgagtttgaagaagAATTTGTTCAATTCATCTTTGCCCATTTCCTTGAGTGATTTGGAAAATCTTAGAGTGCTCGGGCTTTCACATAACCACTTCTATGGGGAAGTGCCTGATTTTAGCCGTTTAACAAACCTTCAAGTTCTTGAATTGgaaaataatgattttggaCCTCAGTTTCCCAAACTTGGAAAAAAGTTGGTCACCCTTGTACTGAGCAAGAACAAATTTAGGTCTGCCATCCCTGCTGAAATCAGCTCCTATTATCAGCTAGAACGGCTAGACGTTTCTTCCAATATGTTTGTGGGGCCATTTCCAGCATCACTGTTATCTCTACCTTCAATGACTTATCTTAATTTTTCAGGAAACAAATTCACGGGAATGCTTTTTGAAAATATGTCTTGCAATGCTGAACTTAAAGCTGTGGACTTGTCCTCAAATCTTTTGACCGGAAGCTTACCTAAATGTCTTCTGTCAGATTCTAAGGACAGGGTTGTTCTGTATGCTAGGAATTGTTTAGATACtagaaatcaaaatcaacaTCCATTTCCATTTTGCCGTAATGAAGCATTGGCTGTTGGAATAATACCTGAGAGAAGCAAGCAAAAACAAGCTTCGAAAGCAGCGCTTGCCTTAGGTTTAATTGGAGCGATTTGTGGAGGGGTTGTGCTTGTTGGCCTAATTTACTTCATACATAGAAGAATGAATACCAACAAGACAATGAAGAAATCTCCACCAAGATCAATAACAGAGAACGCATCAAGTGGATATACCTCAAAGTTACTATCAGATGCGA GATATGTATCTCAAACAATGAAGATGGGAGCGCTTGGCCTTCCAGGTTATCGAACCTTTTCATTCGAGGAACTTGAGGAGGCTACACAAAATTTTGATACATGTACTTTCATGGGTGAAGGCTCACACGGACAG ATGTACAGAGGCCAGTTAAAGGATGGTTCTTTTGTTGCCATCAGatgcttaaaaataaaaggaagtcACAGCACGCAAAATTTCATGCACCATATAGAGCTAATTATGAAACTGAGACATCGCCACTTGGTCAGTGCTCTTGGACACTGCTTTGAGTGTTACTTGGATGATTCTAGTGTCAGCAGAATATTTCTTGTTTTCGAATATGTACCGAATGGCACACTAAGAAGCTGGATCTCTG AGGGACGTCGCAGACGATCACTTACGTGGACACAACGTATAGCAGCTGCAATAGGCATAGGAAAGGGCATTCAGTTTTTGCACACAGGGATCATTCCTGGTATATATTCAAATAATCTTAAAATAACAGACATTTTACTGGATCAGAATCTTGTTGCAAAAATTAGCAGTTACAACCTTCCTATATTAGAAGAAAGTATGGAACAG GGTGGTCAAGGAGTTTCTTCAGGTGGATCCTTAACTTCCAGTGGCGGTTCAAG GATGAAGCACGACGACAGGACCGATGTTCACAACTTTGGAGTAATATTGCTGGAAATGATCAAAGGCAGACCAGTGAAGTCTGAGACTCAAGTGGAAGTTTTAGAAGATCAG CTAGAAGTGGCCCTTACAGCTGATGAAGCAGCTCGAAGAAGCATGGTTGATCCACTAGTTAGGCAGACATGCTTGGATCAGTCCTTGAAGACGCTGATGGAAATTTGTGTGAGATGTCTGTGTAAGGATCCAGCAGATAGACCTTCTATTGAGGATGTTCTGTGGAACTTGCAGTATGCTGAACAAGTTCAGGATGCATGGCAGGGAGGAGAATCCCAGAGCAGTGAGGGCTCTCCAGTTTCACCTTCAATTCCTTCACGCCTCACCTATTAG
- the LOC18770541 gene encoding pectinesterase PPME1, which yields MARKNTCLGVHAALTVTLILLTTIIAGADDETLVVTDHPQVNTWFNNNVNPYKERQGTLDPALVTAEVGQTVVKVMKDRSGEFKTITGAVNSIPVDNTKRVIVYIGGGEYNEKITIPRNKSFVTFYGSPTNIPTLTFAGTAQKYGTVDSATVIAESDYFVAANLIIKNSSPKPDGKRVGEQALALRVSGNKSALFNCRLIGFQDTLCDDKGNHFFQDCFIEGTVDFIFGSGKSLYLNTELHVLGNNEMTVIIAQARNSASEDTGYSFVHCNITGTGNGTYLGRAWRTSPRVVFAYTSMSEVITPADWNNKNRPKRDR from the exons atggcCAGAAAAAACACATGCTTGGGTGTCCATGCAGCTCTAACTGTGACATTAATTCTCCTCACCACCATTATAGCGGGGGCAGATGATGAAACACTGGTTGTTA CTGACCACCCCCAAGTCAACACGTGGTTCAATAACAATGTCAATCCATACAAAGAACGGCAGGGCACGCTTGACCCTGCCCTTGTAACGGCTGAGGTTGGTCAAACCGTCGTCAAGGTTATGAAAGATAGAAGTGGAGAATTCAAGACCATCACTGGCGCTGTTAATAGCATTCCGGTCGACAACACCAAACGTGTCATTGTGTACATTGGAGGGGGAGAGTACAATGAGAAAATCACAATTCCACGGAATAAATCATTTGTTACATTTTATGGCTCTCCAACAAATATACCAACTTTGACCTTTGCTGGCACAGCCCAAAAGTATGGAACTGTGGACAGTGCCACAGTGATTGCCGAATCCGACTACTTTGTGGCAGCTAACCTAATTATTAAG AACTCTTCGCCAAAGCCAGATGGGAAAAGAGTGGGAGAACAGGCATTGGCATTGAGAGTGTCGGGGAACAAGTCAGCCTTGTTCAATTGCAGGCTGATTGGTTTCCAAGACACACTTTGTGATGACAAGGGCAATCATTTTTTCCAGGACTGCTTTATTGAAGGCACTGTGGATTTCATCTTTGGAAGTGGAAAGTCTCTCTATTT AAATACTGAGTTACATGTGCTGGGGAATAATGAAATGACAGTGATAATAGCACAAGCAAGGAACTCAGCTTCAGAAGATACTGGATACTCATTTGTCCACTGCAACATAACTGGGACTGGAAATGGCACGTATTTGGGCAGGGCTTGGAGGACTAGTCCCAGGGTGGTCTTTGCCTACACCAGCATGTCTGAGGTCATCACCCCAGCCGACTGGAACAACAAGAACCGCCCCAAACGTGACAGGTAA
- the LOC18770690 gene encoding LOB domain-containing protein 20 yields the protein MADQPAQGDHCTSESRRKGTSGRAGRPASNTEAAATTNNTSTSSTVVVSGAAPCGACKFLRRKCISGCIFAPHFGSDQGAARFAAVHKVFGASNVSKLLLHIPLNRRQDAVVTISYEAQARLADPVYGCVSTILALQQQVASLQAELAMVQTQLINSRFAFANALQISTQQRQQHQKQQQQQQQHEQQQNMALMLQPAYSNSSSASTNLINMCSFTSNFDLAAETAPSSQSLDPLQLSRPSQDEEDDEEESQVPLMFANDRYT from the exons ATGGCTGACCAGCCAGCACAAGGAGATCATTGCACCTCCGAAAGCAGAAGAAAGGGCACATCCGGCCGCGCTGGAAGGCCTGCTTCTAACACCGAGGCGGCGGCAACGACAAACAATACTAGTACAAGCAGTACAGTAGTAGTAAGTGGCGCAGCTCCATGTGGAGCCTGCAAGTTTCTGAGGAGGAAGTGCATTAGTGGGTGCATATTTGCACCCCATTTTGGTTCAGACCAAGGAGCTGCACGCTTTGCAGCGGTGCACAAGGTGTTTGGGGCAAGTAATGTGTCAAAGCTTTTGTTGCACATTCCCTTGAACCGCCGCCAAGATGCCGTCGTCACCATTTCTTATGAGGCTCAAGCTAGGCTCGCTGATCCCGTCTATGGTTGTGTCTCAACCATTCTTGCTTTGCAACAACAG GTTGCATCTTTGCAAGCCGAGCTTGCAATGGTGCAAACTCAGCTGATAAACAGTAGATTTGCATTTGCAAACGCCCTTCAGATCAGCACCCAGCAGCGGCAGCAGCATCAGaaacaacagcaacaacagcaacaacatGAGCAGCAGCAGAACATGGCTTTGATGTTGCAGCCTGCCTACTCCAACAGCTCCTCTGCTTCCACTAATCTCATCAACATGTGCAGCTTCACCTCTAATTTTGACCTTGCAGCCGAGACTGCGCCATCTTCACAAAGCTTGGACCCTCTTCAGCTTTCAAGGCCATCCCAAGACGAAGAAGATGACGAGGAAGAGAGTCAAGTTCCCCTCATGTTCGCCAATGATCGATACACTTGA
- the LOC18771049 gene encoding histone-lysine N-methyltransferase SUVR3 produces the protein MKNLFLRRMQQNQSPPSKRNHSPSLLLQCSELVLSWLTPQELATISLTCSTLHTISKSITLRRASDASRAFESHPIPFHNSVDEHPYAYFIYTPSQIPSSSSQFLGRQSWGSSSSAHKSNSVAGLGVQTLRFVDESGECACGCECEACGEEGDGGDGCPCFGGFNDVVAECGPSCECGLDCGNRLTQRGIEIKLKILRDGRKGWSLYADQFIPKGRFVCEYAGELLTTKEARSRQQIYDELASGGHFSPALLVVREHMPSRKACLRYNIDATRAGNVSRFINHSCDGGNLSTALVRSSGALLPRLCFFASKDIKEDEELTFSYGEIRERSKGLQCFCGSSCCLGILPSEQT, from the exons atgaaaaatctttttcttcGAAGGATGCAGCAAAACCAGTCACCACCATCCAAACGCAACCACTCTCCTTCCCTCCTCCTCCAATGCTCAGAGCTCGTCCTTTCATGGCTGACCCCACAAGAACTCGCCACCATCTCTCTCACCTGCTCCACCCTCCACACAATCTCTAAGTCCATCACTCTCCGCCGAGCCTCCGACGCCTCCAGAGCCTTCGAGAGTCATCCCATTCCATTCCACAACTCCGTCGATGAACACCCGTATGCCTACTTCATCTACACCCCATCTCAAattccttcttcctcttctcaatTTTTAGGGCGCCAATCTTGGGGCTCCAGTTCTTCTGCACACAAATCGAACTCGGTGGCTGGACTTGGAGTTCAAACGCTGCGTTTCGTGGACGAGTCGGGAGAGTGTGCGTGTGGGTGTGAATGCGAGGCATGTGGGGAAGAGGGAGATGGGGGTGATGGGTGTCCGTGTTTTGGTGGCTTTAACGACGTCGTTGCGGAGTGTGGGCCGAGTTGTGAGTGTGGGTTGGATTGTGGCAATAGGTTGACTCAGAGAGGGATTGAGATTAAGTTGAAGATTCTGAGGGATGGGCGAAAAGGGTGGAGTTTGTATGCGGACCAGTTCATTCCAAAGGGTCGGTTTGTTTGTGAGTATGCAG GTGAACTCTTGACAACCAAAGAAGCAAGATCGCGGCAGCAGATATATGATGAGCTTGCATCAGGTGGTCATTTTTCCCCTGCTCTTTTGGTTGTGAGGGAGCATATGCCATCCAGAAAGGCATGTCTAAGATACAATATTGATGCGACAAGAGCTGGAAATGTATCAAGGTTCATCAACCATTCGTGTGATGGTGGTAATCTATCCACAGCACTGGTGAGAAGCTCAGGTGCTTTACtcccacgcctttgctttttcGCTTCGAAAGACataaaagaagatgaagagctTACTTTTAGCTATGGTGAAATTAGGGAAAGGTCAAAGGGGTTGCAGTGCTTTTGTGGGAGCTCTTGTTGTCTCGGAATTTTGCCCTCAGAGCAGACTTAA